The Rhizoctonia solani chromosome 4, complete sequence genome contains a region encoding:
- a CDS encoding aldo/keto reductase family protein — MTAIKAPATVLVTGASGFIAVWVVKTFLEEGYTVRGTVRSASKGDYLTDLFKNYGDKFQYVIVEDIAKEGAFDEAVKGVDAVAHTASPFHFQADDPQTLIEPAVKGTLGILASVHKYAPNVQRIVITSSVAAIMDGSKPSGTVFTEDNWNIFSLDEVETKGKAAAGGDKYRASKTLAEKAAWAFLEERKPKFDIATINPPMVFGPILHQVSNPESLNTSVAMLYKILHTKEADLTKETLLSSNMNFVDVRDVALAHVRALENPEAGGQRFITSGGTLCWQDALDVLAPPHPRGTPGSGKGLVHSRYDASKATSVLGIHFKGLEESSLTKSTHQITMIQTTTIAGTPIVKIGHGLMSMSWVPEPPSDEECFESIIAGINAAPPGVKVFLNAFESGSIGSIGLSECSAATLERASKVGKVAAVEIEVSLWSYEEETRKVISKAAEIGAVIAAYSPLGQGALTGKLNPAELGKDDHRSRFPRFQEESFKNNVKLVNALKDLAEKKGITPAQLSLAWVSSLGQHVVPIPGSTRAARTVENASAASIELSKQESEEITHIIGANPISGDRYPEEVMKTVWR, encoded by the exons ATGACTGCCATTAAAGCACCCGCGACTGTCCTTGTAACTG GTGCGAGCGGATTTATTGCCGTTTGGGTTGTCAAGACCTTCTTGGAGGAGGGGTACACTGTCAG AGGGACTGTCCGTTCTGCATCCAAGGGTGACTATCTCACCGATCTCTTCAAAAATTATGGAGATAAATTCCAATATGTAATTGTTGAGGATATCGCCAAG GAAGGAGCCTTTGACGAGGCTGTTAAAGGCGTAGATGCAGTTGCCCATACTGCTTCTCCGTTCCACTTCCAGGCCGATGATCCACAAA CTCTAATCGAACCCGCGGTCAAAGGAACTCTTGGGATTCTTGCCAGTGTTCACAAGTATGCACCCAACGTCCAGAGAATAGTGATCACTTCGAGCGTGGCAGCTATCATGGACGGATCCAAGCCGAGCGGAACTGTCTTTACTGAA GATAACTGGAACATATTCTCCCTCGACGAAGTCGAAACTAAAGGAAAGGCCGCGGCTGGAGGAGACAAGTACCGCGCAAGCAAAACGTTGGCTGAGAAAGCTGCATGGGCATTTTTGGAGGAGAGAAAGCCCAAATTCGATATCGCGACTATTAACCCACCGATG GTGTTTGGCCCCATTCTACACCAAGTATCGAATCCTGAGAGTTTGAACACCTCGGTTGCGATGCTATACAAGATTTTGCATACCAAGGAAGCTGATCTGACGAAGGAGACGCTACTTTCCTCCAACAT GAACTTTGTTGATGTACGAGATGTTGCGCTTGCTCACGTGCGGGCTCTAGAGAACCCAGAAGCAGGAGGACAACGATTCATTACTTCTGGAGGCACCTTGTGCTGGCAAGATGCTT TGGATGTCCTTGCGCCTCCGCACCCGCGTGGTACCCCTGGTTCGGGGAAGGGCCTTGTTCACAGCAGATACGATGCCAGCAAGGCGACCAGTGTGCTCGGAATTCATTTTAAAGGACTTGAAGAAAGT TCTCTCACCAAATCTACTCACCAAATAACAATGATACAGACAACAACTATAGCTGGGACCCCCATTGTTAAAATCGGACACGGATTAATGTCG ATGTCTTGGGTGCCCGAGCCCCCTTCTGACGAAGAATGTTTTGAGTCAATCATTGCGGGCATCAATGCAGCTCCTCCTGGAGTTAAGGTTTTCCTCAACGCTT TCGAATCGGGTAGTATTGGATCAATTGGATTGTCTGAATGTTCCGCAGCTACGCTTGAACGAGCAAGCAAG GTTGGTAAGGTGGCGGCCGTAGAGATAGAGGTTTCGCTTTGGAGCTATGAAGAGGAGACTCGCAAAG TAATTTCCAAGGCCGCCGAGATTGGCGCAGTCATAGCCGCATATAGTCCACTCGGTCAAGGGGCACTAACCGGAAAGCTAAACCCGGCCGAACTAGGCAAGGACGATCACCGCAGTCGTTTTCCTAGGTTCCAAGAGGAG AGTTTTAAAAACAACGTAAAACTAGTGAACGCATTGAAGGACCTCGCTGAAAAGAAGGGCATCACACCTGCTCAGCTCAGCCTTGCCTGGGTCTCCTCTCTCGGGCAACATGTAGTCCCCATTCCAGGCTCCAC CCGCGCGGCTCGCACTGTCGAGAACGCATCTGCAGCTTCAATCGAATTGAGTAAACAAGAGTCAGAAGAAATCACGCATATAATTGGAGCTAACCCTATATCCGGGGACCGGTATCCTGAAGAAGTGATGAAAACCGTCTGGCGATAA
- a CDS encoding SH3 domain-containing protein, translating to MGPPIQVFLTSIASAPALRQRQEQLLRVLQVKKIPFTSYDLAADEEAKKLWRRKAPSNNSTLPGILVGGELAGTYAEFEEAVEFGELDRFFRLNESWGEEDEAFAPTSVPQKPIAVPGVATPSQITGQSPSFAPSASKPLKKSTPRTKSIDVGSQLGFGLEGVKLTEEEMLELVESLGLDGDDAGELVKGLGLSSSKATSRKSTFDNPPAPSTSQTDTKTNASSESTETSTPTDTTTAPSDATKPNSKDRPSATGEFSAGRRSSSVPENKDTATKTAPDSLALTTALEANETASKDVPTDEWSHKVNIPGTSPAVAVPSDAVLINMSPYYTGPVPTAPRFWDMKAATAASDSSLDRAYHVPGHFDMRSSKRDSPEIVSSPEASQYFTPTMHQDGFKSSPPSSVYCTPESIQSSPERRVAMYRQTNPESPSASPSPSPTESMFSRLSRPESATSFVESVDDFHGNKRSPQRQRSIIPSLVVTDYDSDEEHEPKVDASPIRETFIMPAHQRSTDLRVDAVTFRPNPARDHRQITTVPSPSINGGATPVVRPQARVVPQYPLPPRSYPYPTQSMPQPPRPVLPATVAPRYKQVPAFQVVPRRFPTPKPILAMRMAGAPQSVMQPVQAAQPLQYAAQPRVAKNQTQPQQHSTLYDSRGQTFEGKPVRPVQQRVSAMPLSSVRHLWPATGVSLPNAEANSSVWHPSFQEAQSIISIQQARILKGLSNGVPYGGGLYLPIPFDENLP from the exons ATGGGTCCACCTATCCAAGTATTCCTCACATCAATCGCGTCGGCTCCAGCCCTGAGACAACGGCAAG AGCAACTTCTTCGTGTGCTCCAGGTCAAGAAAATCCCCTTTACCTCTTATGAT CTCGCTGCAGACGAAGAAGCAAAGAAATTAtggaggaggaaggcgccGAGCAATAATTCGACTCTTCCTGGAATCTTGGTGGGAGGGGAATTGGCTGGG ACATATGCGGAGTTTGAAGAGGCCGTCGAGTTTGGAGAATTAGACCGATTCTTCAGG CTCAATGAATCTTGGGGAGAAGAAGATGAAGCATTTGCTCCTACATCCGTACCCCAGAAGCCAATCGCGGTTCCTGGAGTAGCAACACCATCTCAAATTACTGGCCAGAGTCCATCTTTCGCCCCCTCGGCATCTAAGCCTTTGAAGAAATCAACGCCTCGTACAAAATCGATTGACGTTGGAAGTCAACTGGGGTTTGGgttggaaggagtcaagCTCACCGAGGAAGAAATGCTTGAATTAGTTGAGAGTTTAGGGCTGGATGGGGATGATGCGGGCGAATTGGTCAAAGGGCTCGGCCTATCATCCTCCAAAGCGACATCCAGAAAGTCTACTTTTGATAACCCTCCGGCCCCTTCGACATCACAGACAGATACAAAGACAAACGCTTCTTCCGAGTCGACCGAGACTTCGACTCCCACCGACACCACTACAGCTCCAAGTGACGCAACTAAACCTAACTCTAAAGATCGACCATCCGCGACCGGGGAGTTCTCCGCTGGGCGACGATCAAGCAGTGTGCCTGAGAACAAGGACACGGCCACCAAGACAGCACCTGACAGTTTAGCATTGACAACTGCACTTGAGGCGAATGAGACGGCATCTAAAGACGTTCCCACTGATGAGTGGAGTCATAAGGTAAACATTCCGGGAACATCCCCGGCCGTTGCTGTTCCTAGCGATGCAGT TCTCATAAAT ATGTCCCCTTATTATACTGGTCCTGTTCCCACTGCTCCACGATTCTGGGATATGAAG GCTGCTACCGCTGCCTCCGACAGTTCACTTGATAGG GCCTACCATGTCCCAGGCCATTTTGATATGCGTTCTTCAAAACGAGACTCACCGGAAATCGTTTCTTCTCCCGAGGCATCCCAATATTTTACTCCAACCATGCATCAAGACGGTTTCAAATCCAGCCCTCCTTCAAGCGTTTATTGTACTCCCGAGTCGATCCAAAGCTCCCCGGAACGTCGTGTAGCAATGTATAGACAAACAAACCCCGAATCACCCTCGGCCTCACCGTCTCCTTCCCCGACGGAGAGCATGTTCTCGCGTCTGTCGCGCCCCGAAAGTGCTACGTCGTTTGTCGAATCCGTTGACGACTTCCACGGTAATAAGCGCTCGCCTCAGCGTCAGCGCTCCATTATCCCATCGCTCGTGGTAACTGATTACGATTCCGATGAGGAACATGAGCCCAAGGTGGATGCCTCACCCATCCGGGAGACCTTTATAATGCCGGCCCATCAGCGATCAACGGACTTGCGCGTAGATGCGGTCACATTCCGTCCCAATCCTGCACGTGATCACCgacaaatcaccactgtCCCATCACCATCCATCAACGGCGGAGCCACTCCAGTCGTGCGACCTCAGGCGAGGGTCGTTCCTCAGTATCCATTGCCTCCGCGCTCGTACCCATATCCTACTCAATCGATGCCTCAGCCCCCGCGCCCAGTTCTACCTGCTACGGTTGCTCCTCGCTACAAACAGGTGCCGGCCTTCCAGGTGGTTCCAAGGCGATTCCCGACACCCAAACCGATTCTTGCGATGCGGATGGCTGGTGCACCACAGTCGGTTATGCAACCTGTACAGGCCGCGCAGCCGCTGCAGTACGCGGCTCAGCCTCGGGTAGCCAAGAACCAGACCCAACCGCAGCAACACTCCACTCTCTATGACTCACGCGGCCAGACTTTCGAGGGGAAACCTGTTCGCCCGGTGCAGCAGCGTGTGTCCGCTATGCCACTTTCGAGTGTCCGCCACTTGTGGCCAGCTACTGGCGTGTCCTTGCCCAATGCGGAAGCCAACTCGAGTGTTTGGCACCCCTCTTTCCAGGAAGCTCAATCTATCATCTCAATCCAGCAGGCTCGGATTCTTAAAGGCTTATCCAACGGCGTTCCCTACGGTGGAGGCCTCTACCTCCCTATCCCTTTTGACGAAAACCTCCCTTGA